The sequence AGAGAGCCCTCCTGTTATCCTTAGTTTAGACAACGTAGAAGGAAACTTAGAAGAGAGGATTTCAAAATTAACTTACCTTACTTTAGAGTTTTTAAAAAAAGGATTGCCAGTGGGTCTAAGACTTGGAGACATTTACCTAGAACCATTCATCGGAGAGGAACACAAAAGAAAGCTTTTAAGGGAATTAGCCCTCTTCGGTAATAGCCCTGGGGTAGGAACCTAAAACCTTTACCATTTGGGTCCTTTCCTTTAGACTTTCCATAGCCAGTTTTACGTTTTCATCCTCTGCGTGCCCTTCTAAATCTACAAAAAACACGTAATCCCAAGCCTTTTTCTTCGATGGCCTTGATTCAATCTTTGTTAGGTTTACTCCGTATTTATAAAAGCTCTCCAAAGCTTTGTATAGTGCGCCTGCTTCATCTTTGACCGCAAATATCAAACTTGTTTTATCTTTTCCTGTTCTTTTAACGTCTCTTTTACCAAGCACCAAAAAACGAGTGTAGTTGTTTAAGTTATCCTGGATGTTCTCCGCCAGTATGTTAAGGTGGTAGGTGTAAGCTGCCACTTCACTGGCAATGGCTGCTGCTCCTTCTTTTTCTAAAACTATCTCGCAAGCCTTGGCAGTGCTGTCAGTTTCAAAAAGCTTGGCATGACTGAGGTTTTTCTCCAACCAGTTTCTACACTGAGCTAACGCTTGCCTGTGGGAATAGACTTCCCTTATTTCTTCCAAGCTTGATGCATTGGAAAGAAGATGGAGCTTTATGGGTATTACCACCTCCCCCACAATTCTCACGTCAAACTCTAAGAACATGTCCAAGGTATAATTTACAACCCCCTCTGTGGTGTTTTCTACAGGCACCACTCCGTAGTCTGCCCTTCCTGTTTCAACTTCCAAAAATACATCCCTTATGGTAGGAACTGGTATGTAGTATGCGGATAAACCAAAGTGCTCTAAGGAAGCCTGATGGGTAAAGGTAGCCTTTGGACCAAGGTAGGCAACCTTTAGCTCCTTTTCTAAAGAGAGACAGGCAGACATTATTTCCCTAAAGACGTGTCTTATGGCTTCCGAAGGGAACACCTCACCATAAACTTCCCTGTTGATTTTTATAGCCTTTTCTATAACTTCCCTCTCCCTCTCAGGAGAGTAAATTTCCAGCTTTAGCTGTTTCTTTATTTCCCCTATAGCCTTTGCTACCTCAGCCCTTTTGTTGAGAAGCTTTATGATTTCCTTGTCTATAAGGTCTATCTCTCTCCTTAGTTTGCTCAGCTCTTCCATAATGGTAAAAGATACTTTGGTTTTTCCTTTAAGCTTTCAAGCAAAAGGTGGTTTTCTTTGCTTTTCTCTTTCCAGTGTTTTCTCCTCTTTCTGTAAATTTCTCTTAGGTATTCCTTTAGCTTAAGGCTGGGATACTTGCCTTTGGCTACTTTGTGCAGATGCCACCACCACTTTTCTATGGGCTGGCTTTG is a genomic window of Thermocrinis sp. containing:
- the pheA gene encoding prephenate dehydratase, which codes for MEELSKLRREIDLIDKEIIKLLNKRAEVAKAIGEIKKQLKLEIYSPEREREVIEKAIKINREVYGEVFPSEAIRHVFREIMSACLSLEKELKVAYLGPKATFTHQASLEHFGLSAYYIPVPTIRDVFLEVETGRADYGVVPVENTTEGVVNYTLDMFLEFDVRIVGEVVIPIKLHLLSNASSLEEIREVYSHRQALAQCRNWLEKNLSHAKLFETDSTAKACEIVLEKEGAAAIASEVAAYTYHLNILAENIQDNLNNYTRFLVLGKRDVKRTGKDKTSLIFAVKDEAGALYKALESFYKYGVNLTKIESRPSKKKAWDYVFFVDLEGHAEDENVKLAMESLKERTQMVKVLGSYPRAITEEG